The segment CCTATTACATTAACAAAAATTCTGTAAACAATAAAATGCACCTTGTTCATAATTAATAGTCTAATGAATTGATACAAAAATGTAAAGTTAAAACGTTTTACCACTCAACTACGCAAACAACACACCAACTTCAACCCGGACGTTTAAAAAATAATCCACCGAAAAGCGATAATATCTTGAAAAAAAGATAATCATGTGTTATTTTTCTAAACAATTTTAAGTTTAGTTAAACAGGAGTTTTTTATGCGAAGTGATGAAATCAAAAAAGAACCTTCCAGAGCGCCACATAGATCGCTGCTTTATGGTACCGGTGTACCCAAATCAAGCATGGACAGGCCTTTTATCGGGATATGTTCAAGTTTTACAGACCTCATCCCCGGTCATTCGGGAATGAGAGATCTCGAACGATGGATAGAAAAAGGGGTTCATACAGGAGGCGGACACGGATTCATTTTTTCCGTACCGGGAATTTGCGACGGAATAGCAATGGGTCACATGGGGATGCACTACTCACTTCCCAGCAGAGATGCCATTGCCGATATAATAGAGTGTGTAATTGAGGCTCACAGACTGGACGGTGTTGTGTTTCTCACCAATTGCGACAAAATAACTCCCGGAATGCTTATGGCAGCAGCCCGGGTAGACGTCCCTTCCGTATTTGTAACTGCCGGACCTATGTTAAGCGGAAACTGGCGCATGCAGAGAAGATCTTTTGTTCGCGATACATTTGAAGCCATTGCAAAATACAGAAGCGGGGAAATAGACGGTGAAGAACTTGAACATCTTGAAATGTGCTCCTGTCCCTCTCAGGGCTCTTGTCAGGGACTTTATACGGCCAACACAATGGCATGTTTAACGGAAGCAATGGGTATGAGTCTTCCCGGCTGTGGTAGCGCACTGGCGGGACAGGCCAAAAAGAAAAGAATCGCTTTTGACTCAGGAGTCCAGGTTTGCAATTTAGTTAAAGACGATATCAAACCAAAGGATATACTGACAGAAAACGCTTTCCACAATGCCGTAACTGTTGATCTTGCCCTCGGCGGCTCAACAAACACAGCTCTTCATCTGCCGGCAATTGCCAATGAAACCGGTTTCAAACTGGATCTGAATCTTTTTGACAAATTGTCAAAAAGCACTCCCCACATAACCAATCTCAGACCCGGCGGAGAATATTTCATGGAAGACCTTGAATATGCAGGCGGCATACCTGCCGTTTTAAAAAGTCTGAAAACACTGCTAAAAGATAACATTACAGTAACGGGCGGGAAAATATATGAATCAGCAGATAGTGCTGTATGTTTTGATGAAAATATTATAAGAAATATTGACAACCCTTATCATAAAGAAGGAGGTATAGCCGTCTTAAGGGGGAACATTGCCCCGGACGGTTCCGTGGTAAAACAGTCCGCAGTCGATAATGAGATGCTGAATTTTACCGGCACTGCCAAAGTCTATGATTCCGAGGAAGATGCACTTTCAGCAATTATGGAAGGTGACGTTAAAGACGGTAACATTGTTGTCATCCGTTATGAAGGCCCAAAAGGCGGACCCGGCATGAGGGAAATGCTCGCTCCGACTGCTGCTATTACAGGCATGGGGCTGAAAAAAGTGGCGCTGATAACCGACGGACGTTTTTCCGGAGGTACACGGGGGCCATGTATTGGGCATATTTCACCGGAAGCGGCTGAGGGCGGAATTATATCACTTGTCCAAAACGGAGATAAGATCAGCATTAATATTCCCGAAGGAAAAATAAATCTGGATGTTGATAAAAGTCAGCTGGAAGAAAGAAAAAAAGAATGGGTAAAACCCGCCCCGAAAATTGAAAAAGGATATTTGGCAAAATATTCGATGTATGTTAGCAGTGCAGCAGAAGGGGCAATATTCAAAAAAAGTTAATATTAATATAAAGAGGTAAATTATGACAAAAACTGGAGCAGAAATACTCGTTGACTGCCTTAAAGCTGAAAAAGTCGACGTTATTTTCGGTTACCCCGGCGGCGTATTGCTGGGAATATATGATACACTTTTTGACGCAGATCTGCGGCATATTCTTCCGCGTCACGAACAGGGCGGCATTCATGCAGCTGATGCTTATGCAAGAGCAAGCGGCAAAGTCGGAGTCTGTTTTGCAACCAGCGGTCCCGGAGCGACAAACCTTGTAACAGGTATAACCAATGCTCATATGGACTCTGTACCTGTGGTGGCTTTTACAGGTCAGGTCCCCACAGCTCTTATAGGCGGAGATGCTTTTCAGGAAGCTGACATCATAGGAATTACCAGGCCTATAGTTAAACATTCATACCTTGTCCAGGATGTAAATGATTTAGCCAGAACCATAAAGGAAGCCTTTTACATTGCCCGCACCGGCCGGCCGGGTCCTGTTGTGGTGGATTTGCCGAAAGACGTTATGGCGGACAAAACCAAAGCCGAGAAATCTCCAAAAATGGATTTGCCCGGTTATAGTCCGACATATGAAGGTCATCCTTTGCAAATAAAAAAATTACTGAGAATGCTGGAGTCTTCCAAAAGGCCGGTGATTTATGCAGGCGGCGGAGTAATCATCAGTGAAGCTTCCAAAGAATTGAAAGCTTTTTCCGAAAAATTCAACATTCCGGTAATCTCATCTTTTATGGGACTTGGTGCCATGCCAACCGAACACCCTAATTACATAGGCTGGCTGGGGATGCACGGCAATTATGCTTCAAACAAGGCTGTGACAGATTCCGATTATATAATAGCAATCGGGACACGATTTTCTGACAGATCAACAGGAAGAATCAATGGCTTTGCTCCAAAAGCAAAAATCGCGCATATTGACATAGATCCTTCCTCAATTAGTAAGAATGTGAGCATAGACATCCCTATAGTGGGTGATAACAGAACTGTGTTAAAGCAACTCACAAAATACTACGAGAAATACAAATGGGAAAAAAACGAAGCAGCCCGCAATGAATGGATGGAACAGGTACGCAGCTGGAATCGGGAAAAGCCTTTTTCTTATAAACATTCTGATAAAGTCATAAAGCCCCAGTATGTTGTTGAAAAAATAAGTGAACTCACCAAAGGTGAAGCCATAATAACTACCGAAGTAGGACAAAACCAGATGTGGGCAGGACAGTTTTACAATTTTAAATACCCCAGACAGTTTATAACATCAGGAGGTCTCGGAACCATGGGATTCGGTTTTCCGGCCGCCATAGGTGCAAAGATAGCGATGCCGGATAAAGAGGTTTTCGATATTGCCGGCGACGGCAGTTTTCTTATGAATATGCAGGAATTATGCACAGCCATACAGCACCGCCTGAATGTTAAAATAGCAATACTTAACAACAAATTTCTGGGTATGGTAAGACAGTGGCAGCACTTATTCTTCAACAACAGATACTCCTACACATGTCTTGAATGTCAGCCTGATTTTGTAAAACTGGCTGAATCATACGGCTGCGTTGGATTACGGGCTGAAACACCGGCGGATGTTGAAAAAGTTTTGAAGGAATCTTTAAAGGTCAAAGACAAACCTGTTGTAATGGATTTTGTTGTAGACAGAGAAGAAAACGTTTTCCCCATGATCCCGGCAGGTGCTGCTCTGAATGAAATGATTTTCGGTAACGAGAGGTAAATTATGAGACACATTATATCAATCTTAGTTGAAAATAAACCGGGCGCACTCTCCAGAATCGGAGGGCTTTTCAGCGGCCGGGGTTACAATATTGAAAGCCTGTCCGTAGGGGTCACAGGTGATCCAAAAATATCCATCATGACTATTGTCACAAAAGGTGATGACAGGGTTGTTGAGCAGATTATCAAACAATTGAGAAAGCTTATCAACACTATTAAAGTCAGAGACGTAACCCAGGTGGAGCATATAGAAAGGGAAATGATACTGGTCAAGGTTCAGGCTCTGCCGAAGAATCGAACAGATATATTTAGCATTGTAAATACTTTCAGAGCAAAAGTTATAGACTTGACTGGTGATTCTATGGTAATAGAAATCACAGGTACAAAAGACAAAAATAAGGCCTTTCTGCACGTGTTGGAACCTTTCGGGATAATTGAACAGGTCAGGACAGGCAGTGTTGCCATAGGCAGAGGAAACAAAGCAACCACAGAATTTACAAAACAAGATATAAAATAGGAGGATTAAATGAGGGTTTACTACGAAAAGGATGCAAGTATAGAGCTTATCAAGAAGAAAAAAGTGGCCGTTGTCGGATACGGCAGCCAGGGATACGGTCATTCCAATAACCTTAAAGACAGCGGGGCGGATGTCGCTGTAGCTCTCAGAAGCGGAAGCAAATCCTGGAAAAAAGCAGAAGCTGCCGGTTTAAAGGTGATGGAAATATCCGAAGCAGCCAAATGGGCGGACGTTATAATGATGCTTACCCCTGATGAAGACCAGGGGGACATTTACAAACAATACATTGCCGGAAATTTAAAAGACGGAGCGTATCTGGCCTTTGCACACGGATTTAACATTCATTTCAGCCAGATAAAACCGCCTGAAAACGTTAACGTTATTATGATTGCCCCCAAAGGACCGGGGCATCTGGTGAGAGCGGAATATGAAAAAGGGGGCGGAGTACCCTGCCTCATTGCAATTGAGCACGACTACAGCGGTGACTCAAAAGAAATTGCTCTATCATATGCAGCGGCAATCGGCGGAGCCCGTGCCGGGGTTATGGAAACCAC is part of the Flexistipes sp. genome and harbors:
- the ilvN gene encoding acetolactate synthase small subunit, with the translated sequence MRHIISILVENKPGALSRIGGLFSGRGYNIESLSVGVTGDPKISIMTIVTKGDDRVVEQIIKQLRKLINTIKVRDVTQVEHIEREMILVKVQALPKNRTDIFSIVNTFRAKVIDLTGDSMVIEITGTKDKNKAFLHVLEPFGIIEQVRTGSVAIGRGNKATTEFTKQDIK
- the ilvD gene encoding dihydroxy-acid dehydratase, with amino-acid sequence MRSDEIKKEPSRAPHRSLLYGTGVPKSSMDRPFIGICSSFTDLIPGHSGMRDLERWIEKGVHTGGGHGFIFSVPGICDGIAMGHMGMHYSLPSRDAIADIIECVIEAHRLDGVVFLTNCDKITPGMLMAAARVDVPSVFVTAGPMLSGNWRMQRRSFVRDTFEAIAKYRSGEIDGEELEHLEMCSCPSQGSCQGLYTANTMACLTEAMGMSLPGCGSALAGQAKKKRIAFDSGVQVCNLVKDDIKPKDILTENAFHNAVTVDLALGGSTNTALHLPAIANETGFKLDLNLFDKLSKSTPHITNLRPGGEYFMEDLEYAGGIPAVLKSLKTLLKDNITVTGGKIYESADSAVCFDENIIRNIDNPYHKEGGIAVLRGNIAPDGSVVKQSAVDNEMLNFTGTAKVYDSEEDALSAIMEGDVKDGNIVVIRYEGPKGGPGMREMLAPTAAITGMGLKKVALITDGRFSGGTRGPCIGHISPEAAEGGIISLVQNGDKISINIPEGKINLDVDKSQLEERKKEWVKPAPKIEKGYLAKYSMYVSSAAEGAIFKKS
- the ilvB gene encoding biosynthetic-type acetolactate synthase large subunit; this translates as MTKTGAEILVDCLKAEKVDVIFGYPGGVLLGIYDTLFDADLRHILPRHEQGGIHAADAYARASGKVGVCFATSGPGATNLVTGITNAHMDSVPVVAFTGQVPTALIGGDAFQEADIIGITRPIVKHSYLVQDVNDLARTIKEAFYIARTGRPGPVVVDLPKDVMADKTKAEKSPKMDLPGYSPTYEGHPLQIKKLLRMLESSKRPVIYAGGGVIISEASKELKAFSEKFNIPVISSFMGLGAMPTEHPNYIGWLGMHGNYASNKAVTDSDYIIAIGTRFSDRSTGRINGFAPKAKIAHIDIDPSSISKNVSIDIPIVGDNRTVLKQLTKYYEKYKWEKNEAARNEWMEQVRSWNREKPFSYKHSDKVIKPQYVVEKISELTKGEAIITTEVGQNQMWAGQFYNFKYPRQFITSGGLGTMGFGFPAAIGAKIAMPDKEVFDIAGDGSFLMNMQELCTAIQHRLNVKIAILNNKFLGMVRQWQHLFFNNRYSYTCLECQPDFVKLAESYGCVGLRAETPADVEKVLKESLKVKDKPVVMDFVVDREENVFPMIPAGAALNEMIFGNER
- the ilvC gene encoding ketol-acid reductoisomerase; its protein translation is MRVYYEKDASIELIKKKKVAVVGYGSQGYGHSNNLKDSGADVAVALRSGSKSWKKAEAAGLKVMEISEAAKWADVIMMLTPDEDQGDIYKQYIAGNLKDGAYLAFAHGFNIHFSQIKPPENVNVIMIAPKGPGHLVRAEYEKGGGVPCLIAIEHDYSGDSKEIALSYAAAIGGARAGVMETTFREETETDLFGEQSVLCGGMSQLIQYGFETLVEAGYAPEMAYFECLHEVKLIVDLLYEGGISNMRYSISNTAQYGDLTRGPRVISPEVKENMKAVLSEIQSGQFAKEWILENKAGRPTFDALTKRGNEHQVEVVGKKLREMMSWLGKSKIVDKEKN